The following coding sequences lie in one Chionomys nivalis chromosome 8, mChiNiv1.1, whole genome shotgun sequence genomic window:
- the LOC130879855 gene encoding pepsin A-5: MKWLGVLWLVALSECLVKIPLMKIKSMRENLRESDMLKDYLEKYPRSRAHVLLEQRRNPAVTYEPMRNYLDLVYVGIISIGTPPQEFKVVLDTGSAYLWVPSIYCSSPACTNHKVFNPLRSSTFLVSGRPVNVAYGSGEMSGFLAYDTVKIGDLMVVAQAFGLSLEEPGTFMEYAVFDGILGLGYPDLSLQEILPVFDNLWLQGLIPQNLFAFYLSSKDEKGSMLMLGGVDPSYYSGELHWVPVSKPSYWQLTLDSISMNGEVIACEGGCQGIMDTGTSLLTGPRNTIRNIQNLIGAKASSDGKYVLKCDTINTLPDIVFTINGVTYPVPASAYIWKGHSHICSSNFEEDIDDSSDPEMWVLGDVFLRLYFTVFDRANNRIGLAPAV, from the exons ATGAAGTGGCTTGGGGTTCTCTGGCTTGTGGCCCTCTCAGAGTGCTTGGTCAA AATCCCTCTGATGAAGATTAAGTCTATGCGAGAAAACCTGCGGGAAAGTGACATGCTGAAGGATTACCTGGAGAAGTACCCTCGTAGCCGCGCCCACGTGCTCCTTGAGCAGCGCAGGAACCCAGCAGTAACTTATGAGCCCATGAGGAACTACCTAGAC CTGGTCTACGTTGGTATCATCAGCATCGGCACACCccctcaggagttcaaggttgtctTGGATACTGGCTCTGCCTACCTATGGGTACCATCCATCTATTGCTCCAGCCCAGCCTGCA CTAACCACAAGGTCTTCAACCCTCTGCGGTCTTCCACTTTCCTTGTTTCGGGCCGACCTGTGAATGTCGCCTACGGTTCAGGAGAGATGTCAGGATTTCTTGCCTATGATACTGTCAAG ATTGGGGACCTCATGGTTGTGGCCCAGGCATTTGGCCTGAGCCTGGAGGAACCTGGCACTTTCATGGAATATGCAGTCTTCGATGGTATCCTGGGGTTGGGTTACCCTGACCTTAGCCTTCAGGAAATTCTGCCTGTCTTTGACAACCTGTGGCTGCAAGGCCTCATCCCCCAGAATCTCTTTGCCTTCTACTTGAGCAG cAAGGATGAGAAGGGCAGCATGCTGATGCTGGGTGGAGTGGACCCCTCCTACTACAGTGGAGAGCTTCACTGGGTGCCTGTGTCCAAACCCAGCTACTGGCAGTTAACTCTGGACAG CATCTCCATGAATGGGGAGGTCATTGCCTGTGAAGGTGGCTGCCAAGGTATTATGGACACAGGGACCTCCTTGCTGACTGGCCCCCGAAACACAATCCGTAACATCCAGAATCTCATTGGTGCCAAGGCCTCTAGTGATGGCAAG TATGTCCTCAAGTGCGACACTATCAACACCCTACCCGATATTGTCTTCACCATCAATGGTGTTACCTACCCGGTGCCAGCCAGTGCCTACATCTGGAAG GGTCATTCACACATCTGCTCCAGCAACTTCGAAGAAGACATAGATGACTCTTCGGACCCtgagatgtgggtgctgggggatgTTTTCCTAAGGCTGTATTTCACCGTGTTTGATCGAGCAAATAACAGGATTGGTCTGGCTCctgctgtgtga